In Mercenaria mercenaria strain notata unplaced genomic scaffold, MADL_Memer_1 contig_5022, whole genome shotgun sequence, one DNA window encodes the following:
- the LOC128554411 gene encoding uncharacterized protein LOC128554411 yields the protein MASSVQRGVTFFLVIRLSASTKIKPQQQEKIFEYIKSQLPLFKKHVHTVEEITFFDIIGITKDAKSDIRLEFSVSDSKDLENFFQFAKYSQQQDKKNGLSYIFTTFFQNQEMQLKCGFPSSTKINILVGISEKEKKKLAANLEKRLAKISEESKKKDNSM from the coding sequence TTAGATTGTCGGCCTCAACGAAAATTAAACCACAGCAGCAAGAAAAGATCTTCGAGTATATTAAGTCCCAACTTCCGTTGTTTAAAAAGCATGTACACACCGTGGAAGAGATTACTTTTTTTGACATCATAGGCATAACAAAAGATGCAAAATCAGACATAAGACTGGAATTCTCTGTCTCTGATTCAAAAGATTTAGAAAACTTCTTCCAGTTTGCTAAATATTCACAACAGCAAGATAAGAAAAATGGTCTGTCATACATTTTCActacattttttcaaaaccaaGAGATGCAGTTGAAATGTGGATTTCCATCAAGTACAAAAATCAACATATTAGTTGGTATTTccgaaaaggaaaaaaagaagcTGGCTGCAAATCTTGAGAAGAGACTAGCCAAGATTTCAGAAGAATCTAAAAAGAAAGACAACTCAATGAG